A single genomic interval of Polaribacter vadi harbors:
- the gatB/aspS gene encoding bifunctional amidotransferase subunit GatB/aspartate--tRNA ligase AspS: MELEKLNDLLKKHELELVIGLETHVRLNTKSKLFCSCANQEIEQPNTNICSVCTGQMGVLPSLNKEAITKAIYFGKAVKSTFKNEVISWDRKHYEYPDNPKNIQITQFHNPVIPDGQVSCFRNDGSQFTVNLTQVHIEEDAAKLMHEKKISLVDFNKAGVPLIEIVTEPCIRNIEDASTYAQYIQRIVQNLKISEANLEKGEFKSDVSVSLRKKHTYNLNPRTEIKNLNSFKFMVEALKEEIEKQLTYYIDHKEFRPDQTTVLWDADLKQTKTMRKKEFEADYRFISEPDLPFVNIKNVVESIDVDISSLPFAVESILIKGGVLPQDAKFFTADSLRSETFVAINNVIKDPSFVAKTLVNNIGADEYAAIHDVNHLIEIFQLFKAEKITAVLVQNAIINYLKDRKFDYNRYFEENTISDEKIKLAVLKVIAENEAIANDIKAGNQGKAGILVGKVIGIIGKGASGKVIRQEILDAVSDSSLAVSEKPNAKSQSQKATSEKPKKEEELQTVPIIIKDEYRTHKISDLSEKIIKDKVTLAGWVSSVRDHGELIFIDLRDSSTEIFQVRLSRETFPNLDELVKLKPETVIMVTGIVVQRNEDDYNAGLRTGKLELETSALEILNLSKTLPFEIKRAMKTNETTRFQYKFLDHRNDEVRKAIVNRHKVIKLLRDILDEEEFLEIETPILTAGTDEGAREFIVPTRKQAGSFYTLPQAPQQFKQMLMVGGFEKYFQIARCFRDEDSRGDRQPEFTQLDIEMAYASMQQIIDLNTKMFNEVVKNIYGKKWILHPFEVITYKNAMDKYGCDRPDLRFGLQMQDITGIVKETTFQVFSKPIEEGGIVKCIKVSAKEQGKNRMSKGQIENLTAIAQQNGLGGLAYIIVNENDLQSPIIKFLGEEIAANIIKATNAQIGDIVFFSAADYATANKALDAVRQEMGKILKLINPKELRPAWVVDFPMFEKTEEGRWTFTHNPFSMPAIYDLEKHMNNKDAEIGEIIAQQYDLILNGYEIGGGSVRAHKAEILEATYKNMGYNKEEMMKSVGTMYKAFQYGAPPHGGIAWGIDRLMMILEKKASIREVMAFPKTGSSEDLLFNAPSILSDKKVEEMNVRIIRK, from the coding sequence ATGGAGCTAGAGAAATTAAATGACTTACTAAAAAAACATGAGTTAGAACTCGTAATTGGTTTAGAAACACACGTTCGTTTAAACACAAAATCGAAGTTGTTTTGTTCTTGTGCAAATCAAGAAATAGAACAGCCAAACACCAATATATGTTCAGTTTGTACTGGGCAAATGGGTGTTTTACCATCTTTGAATAAAGAAGCAATTACCAAAGCTATCTATTTTGGAAAAGCAGTAAAATCTACTTTTAAAAACGAGGTTATTTCTTGGGATCGTAAACATTACGAATATCCAGATAATCCAAAAAATATTCAAATTACACAGTTTCATAATCCTGTAATTCCTGATGGACAAGTTTCGTGTTTTAGGAACGATGGGAGTCAATTTACTGTGAATTTAACGCAAGTTCATATAGAGGAAGATGCTGCAAAATTGATGCACGAAAAGAAAATTTCTTTAGTCGATTTTAACAAAGCAGGAGTTCCTTTAATTGAGATTGTTACAGAGCCTTGTATCAGAAATATTGAAGATGCATCCACCTACGCACAATATATTCAGAGAATTGTTCAGAATTTAAAAATATCTGAAGCAAATCTTGAAAAAGGGGAATTTAAAAGTGATGTTTCTGTTTCTCTTCGAAAAAAACATACGTATAATTTAAACCCGAGAACAGAAATCAAAAACTTGAATTCGTTTAAGTTTATGGTGGAAGCTTTAAAGGAGGAAATCGAAAAGCAACTTACCTATTATATAGACCATAAGGAATTTAGACCAGACCAAACAACAGTTTTGTGGGATGCTGATTTAAAGCAAACTAAAACCATGCGTAAAAAGGAATTTGAAGCTGATTACAGATTTATTTCTGAACCAGATTTGCCTTTTGTAAACATTAAAAATGTAGTTGAAAGTATTGATGTTGATATCAGTTCTTTGCCTTTTGCTGTAGAATCTATTTTGATAAAAGGTGGAGTTTTGCCTCAAGATGCTAAATTTTTTACTGCAGATTCGCTTCGTTCTGAAACTTTTGTAGCCATTAATAATGTGATTAAAGATCCATCTTTTGTTGCCAAAACATTGGTGAATAATATTGGTGCAGATGAATATGCAGCTATTCACGATGTAAATCATTTAATTGAAATTTTTCAATTGTTTAAAGCAGAAAAAATTACGGCTGTTTTAGTTCAAAATGCAATTATCAATTATTTAAAAGATAGAAAGTTTGATTATAACAGGTATTTTGAAGAAAACACAATTTCTGATGAAAAAATAAAGCTAGCTGTTTTAAAAGTAATTGCAGAAAATGAAGCAATTGCAAATGATATTAAAGCAGGAAATCAAGGAAAAGCAGGAATTCTTGTTGGTAAAGTTATTGGAATAATTGGGAAAGGTGCTTCTGGAAAAGTAATTCGTCAGGAAATTTTAGACGCAGTTAGCGATTCGTCTTTAGCAGTTAGCGAAAAACCAAATGCAAAAAGTCAATCGCAAAAAGCTACTAGCGAAAAGCCAAAAAAAGAAGAAGAACTACAAACAGTTCCAATCATTATAAAAGATGAATATAGAACTCATAAAATATCTGATTTATCAGAAAAAATAATTAAAGATAAAGTAACTTTAGCTGGTTGGGTTTCTAGTGTTAGAGATCATGGAGAATTAATTTTTATAGATTTACGTGATTCGAGTACAGAAATTTTTCAAGTTCGTTTAAGCAGAGAAACATTTCCTAATTTAGATGAATTGGTAAAATTAAAGCCAGAAACTGTAATTATGGTTACTGGAATTGTGGTTCAAAGAAATGAAGATGATTATAATGCAGGTTTAAGAACTGGTAAATTAGAGTTAGAAACATCTGCTTTAGAAATTTTAAATTTATCGAAAACATTGCCTTTTGAAATAAAAAGAGCCATGAAAACGAATGAAACTACTCGTTTTCAATACAAGTTTTTAGATCATAGAAATGATGAAGTTCGCAAGGCAATTGTAAATCGTCATAAAGTAATAAAATTACTTAGAGATATTTTAGATGAAGAAGAGTTTTTAGAAATTGAAACTCCGATTTTAACTGCAGGAACAGATGAAGGTGCAAGAGAATTTATTGTACCAACCAGAAAGCAAGCAGGTTCATTTTATACATTACCACAAGCGCCTCAACAGTTTAAACAAATGTTGATGGTTGGTGGTTTTGAGAAATATTTCCAAATTGCACGTTGTTTTAGAGATGAAGATTCTAGAGGAGATAGACAGCCAGAATTTACACAATTAGATATTGAAATGGCATATGCAAGTATGCAGCAGATTATCGATTTAAACACAAAAATGTTTAATGAAGTTGTGAAAAATATTTATGGTAAAAAATGGATTTTACATCCTTTTGAAGTAATTACTTATAAAAATGCGATGGATAAATATGGTTGTGATCGACCAGATTTACGTTTTGGTTTGCAAATGCAAGACATTACAGGAATTGTAAAAGAAACTACTTTTCAAGTTTTTAGCAAACCTATTGAAGAAGGAGGAATTGTAAAATGTATTAAAGTTTCTGCCAAAGAACAAGGTAAAAACAGAATGTCTAAAGGACAGATTGAGAATTTAACTGCCATCGCTCAACAAAATGGTTTAGGTGGTTTGGCATATATTATTGTAAATGAAAACGATTTACAATCGCCAATTATTAAATTTTTAGGTGAAGAAATTGCAGCAAATATTATCAAAGCTACGAATGCTCAAATTGGTGATATCGTGTTTTTCTCTGCTGCAGATTATGCAACTGCAAACAAAGCTTTAGATGCTGTTCGTCAAGAAATGGGAAAAATCTTAAAGTTGATAAATCCGAAGGAATTAAGACCTGCTTGGGTTGTAGATTTCCCAATGTTTGAAAAAACAGAAGAAGGAAGATGGACGTTTACACACAATCCTTTTTCGATGCCAGCAATTTACGATTTGGAAAAACACATGAATAATAAAGATGCTGAAATTGGCGAAATTATTGCGCAACAATATGATTTAATTTTGAATGGTTACGAAATTGGTGGAGGTTCAGTTAGAGCACATAAAGCAGAAATTTTAGAAGCAACCTATAAAAATATGGGTTATAATAAAGAGGAAATGATGAAAAGTGTTGGAACCATGTATAAAGCGTTTCAATATGGAGCACCACCTCATGGAGGAATTGCTTGGGGAATTGACAGATTAATGATGATTCTAGAAAAGAAAGCATCAATTAGAGAAGTAATGGCTTTCCCAAAAACTGGCTCTTCTGAAGATTTGTTATTTAATGCACCTTCTATTTTATCAGATAAAAAAGTGGAAGAAATGAATGTTAGGATTATTAGGAAATAG